From Deinococcus aestuarii, the proteins below share one genomic window:
- a CDS encoding TMEM175 family protein, with translation MTTRLEAFIDAVFAIIITIMVLELPHPQGQAWSSLLRVWPTFLAYVLSFVFVGLAWTNHHHLLRSVRQTSNRLFWANLNLLFWLSLLPFVTGWAGETHFAPVPMTVYAADALLNAVAFSVLIHVIRHDPANPPQGLGRRGRIAASLVAHVVSVVAPVAGPVGVWVSGLCLVFVALMWLVPDRRSGQAAEEKSGQGHTVLASGPR, from the coding sequence ATGACCACCCGCCTGGAAGCCTTCATCGACGCCGTGTTCGCCATCATCATCACCATCATGGTGCTGGAGCTGCCCCATCCGCAGGGGCAGGCGTGGTCGAGCCTGCTGCGGGTGTGGCCCACCTTCCTCGCCTACGTGCTGAGCTTCGTGTTCGTCGGCCTCGCCTGGACCAACCACCACCACCTGCTCCGCTCGGTGCGTCAGACGTCGAACCGCTTGTTCTGGGCCAACCTGAATCTGCTGTTCTGGCTCTCGCTGTTGCCCTTCGTGACCGGCTGGGCGGGGGAGACGCACTTCGCCCCCGTCCCCATGACCGTCTATGCCGCCGACGCGCTGCTCAATGCCGTGGCGTTCAGCGTGCTAATTCACGTCATCCGGCACGACCCCGCCAACCCCCCGCAGGGCCTGGGCCGTCGGGGCAGGATCGCCGCCTCGCTGGTCGCCCACGTCGTGTCCGTGGTGGCTCCCGTGGCCGGACCGGTGGGCGTGTGGGTGTCCGGGCTGTGCCTCGTCTTCGTGGCGCTGATGTGGCTGGTGCCGGACCGGCGCAGCGGGCAGGCGGCGGAGGAGAAATCTGGCCAGGGCCACACGGTGCTGGCAAGTGGACCGCGGTAG
- a CDS encoding MFS transporter, with amino-acid sequence MKNSRRSGMWNGHTRAQAADTLRTTTLDSEPLIQLTLLLLSALTVMAAAAIAPALPALEAHFAGVPNAHLLVKLLVTLVGLVIALTAPIAGILADRFGRRPVLIVALLLFTLGGASGLIFNSLGALLAGRIVLGLAVAGTMTATGALINDLFSGPARGQFLSRQAAATNFGGAVLLPLGGVLAGFGWRVPFGLYLLALLLLPLVWRLPPGVPGVAANETRKVRPRWGRVGPVYALALLYMLTFYLMPTQGPFLLAFLHVSPGTTGLILGGFTLVAALTSLLYARLAGRFDARRVAALGFLSLGGGWLIVSRSDSLGGVLPGLLVGGLGAGLVFPNLYAWLADVTPAAWRGRITAGMSSAVFLGQFLSPLVLTSPPARPAVGFVWGAALAGVVGLGLLASSVFGRRAPADRTNARERVT; translated from the coding sequence TTGAAGAACTCGCGTCGTTCTGGGATGTGGAACGGCCATACCAGGGCCCAGGCTGCCGACACCCTGCGGACCACCACGCTCGACTCAGAACCCCTGATCCAGCTCACGCTGCTGCTGCTCTCGGCGCTGACCGTGATGGCGGCGGCGGCTATCGCGCCCGCCCTGCCTGCCCTGGAGGCACACTTCGCCGGGGTGCCGAACGCCCACCTCCTGGTCAAACTCCTCGTCACCCTCGTCGGGTTGGTCATCGCGCTGACGGCCCCCATCGCCGGGATACTGGCCGACCGGTTCGGGCGCCGCCCGGTACTGATCGTCGCGCTGCTGCTCTTCACCCTGGGCGGGGCCAGCGGCTTGATTTTCAATTCGCTGGGGGCGCTGCTGGCGGGGCGGATCGTGCTGGGGCTCGCGGTGGCAGGCACCATGACGGCCACCGGGGCGCTGATCAACGACCTGTTCAGCGGCCCCGCGCGGGGCCAGTTCCTGAGTCGTCAGGCGGCGGCCACCAACTTCGGCGGCGCCGTGCTGCTGCCACTTGGCGGCGTGCTGGCCGGCTTCGGCTGGCGGGTGCCCTTCGGCCTGTACCTGCTGGCCCTGCTGCTGCTGCCGCTGGTCTGGCGCCTGCCCCCGGGCGTGCCGGGGGTCGCCGCTAACGAGACCCGAAAGGTCAGGCCGCGCTGGGGCCGGGTCGGGCCGGTGTACGCCCTGGCCCTCCTGTACATGCTCACCTTCTACCTGATGCCCACCCAGGGCCCCTTTCTGCTGGCGTTCCTGCACGTCTCGCCCGGCACCACCGGCCTGATCCTGGGTGGGTTCACCCTGGTCGCGGCCCTGACCTCGCTGCTGTATGCGCGCCTGGCGGGCCGCTTCGACGCGCGCCGGGTAGCGGCGCTGGGCTTCCTGTCACTGGGGGGCGGTTGGCTGATCGTCTCACGGTCGGACAGCCTGGGCGGCGTGTTGCCGGGCCTGCTGGTCGGCGGCCTGGGCGCGGGGCTGGTGTTCCCCAACCTCTATGCCTGGCTGGCCGACGTGACTCCCGCCGCCTGGCGCGGGCGGATCACGGCGGGCATGAGCAGCGCGGTCTTCCTGGGCCAGTTTCTCAGCCCGCTGGTGCTGACCTCGCCTCCCGCTCGACCCGCTGTCGGCTTCGTTTGGGGCGCGGCCTTGGCGGGCGTGGTCGGCCTGGGGCTGCTCGCCTCCAGCGTCTTCGGTCGCCGAGCACCAGCCGACCGGACCAACGCCCGGGAGCGCGTCACCTGA
- a CDS encoding alpha/beta hydrolase family protein has product MSQPAHQAETIPVSAPTPVVSVAPVVLPAPRRTVDLQLRVSAPMTGRNLPVILLSHGHGNSNNLSSLNGYGPLAHFWASHGFVVIQPTHLSSKTLRGVVNSNDPEAPLFWRSRAEDMRRILDGLDVIEASVPGLQGRLDRSRIAVAGHSMGGHTAGMLLGARLTDPHDGTEVDLADARIKAGVLLTPPGGGGADLSAFAAERYPFFLNPSFSEMTTPALVVVGDRDASPHLTVRGPDWHADPYVLSPSPKCLLTLFGAEHGLGGVAGYDAAETTDESPERVEAVGRLTWAYLRSALYPGDPAWEDATEALKNSPHPLGRVECK; this is encoded by the coding sequence ATGAGCCAGCCCGCCCATCAAGCCGAAACCATACCCGTCAGCGCCCCCACTCCGGTCGTCTCGGTCGCCCCGGTGGTGCTGCCCGCCCCGCGGCGCACCGTGGACTTGCAACTGCGGGTGTCCGCGCCCATGACCGGCCGCAACCTGCCCGTCATTCTCCTCTCGCACGGCCACGGCAACTCGAACAATTTATCCTCCCTGAACGGCTACGGCCCGCTCGCCCACTTCTGGGCGTCTCACGGCTTCGTCGTGATCCAGCCCACCCACCTGAGTTCGAAGACGCTGCGCGGCGTCGTCAATTCGAATGACCCCGAGGCCCCCCTGTTCTGGCGGTCGAGGGCCGAGGACATGAGGCGCATCCTCGACGGGCTTGACGTCATCGAGGCGTCTGTGCCGGGGCTTCAGGGGCGTCTGGACCGCAGCCGGATCGCTGTCGCCGGGCATTCGATGGGCGGACACACCGCAGGGATGCTGCTGGGCGCGCGGCTGACCGATCCCCACGACGGAACGGAAGTGGACCTGGCCGACGCCCGGATCAAGGCGGGGGTGCTGCTGACCCCACCCGGTGGAGGCGGGGCTGACCTCAGCGCGTTCGCAGCCGAACGGTACCCCTTTTTCCTGAACCCCAGCTTCTCGGAGATGACGACGCCAGCCCTCGTCGTGGTGGGCGACCGGGACGCCTCCCCCCACCTGACGGTTCGGGGGCCGGATTGGCATGCGGACCCCTACGTCCTGAGTCCCAGCCCCAAGTGCCTGTTGACCCTGTTTGGCGCAGAACACGGCCTGGGTGGAGTGGCCGGGTACGACGCGGCGGAGACGACGGACGAGAGCCCCGAGCGTGTGGAGGCGGTGGGGCGGCTGACCTGGGCCTACCTGCGCAGCGCGCTCTACCCGGGAGACCCCGCCTGGGAAGATGCAACTGAAGCGTTGAAGAACAGCCCCCATCCGCTGGGCCGGGTCGAATGCAAGTGA
- a CDS encoding SDR family NAD(P)-dependent oxidoreductase produces the protein MAEKIWFITGASRGLGRIWAEAALQRGDRVAATARKVADLAALTERYGDAVLPLALDVTDAGQAEQAVGQAHAHFGRLDVVLNNAGYTLVGMVEEASDADVHALFDTNVYGMHRVIRAALPLLRRQGSGHLIGVSSNLGIVPRPLIGLYCATKAATESLHESLAAEVKPFGLKVTLIEPGAYATEFGASRKEATALDAYAGLRQQLFGGLVNEKRGDPQATAQAVLQLVDAETPPLRLILGSESLPEVRATYAGRLAVWEEWVAVSNAAQGEQKNPAALS, from the coding sequence ATGGCTGAGAAAATCTGGTTCATCACCGGCGCCTCCCGTGGTCTCGGACGCATCTGGGCCGAAGCCGCTCTGCAACGTGGCGACCGGGTGGCCGCCACCGCCCGCAAGGTCGCCGATCTTGCTGCCCTGACCGAGCGTTACGGCGACGCCGTCCTGCCCCTGGCGCTCGACGTGACCGACGCCGGGCAGGCCGAGCAGGCGGTCGGGCAGGCCCACGCCCACTTTGGCCGACTGGATGTCGTCTTGAACAACGCGGGCTACACCCTGGTCGGCATGGTCGAAGAAGCGAGCGACGCCGACGTGCACGCGCTGTTCGACACGAACGTCTACGGCATGCACCGGGTCATCCGGGCCGCGCTGCCGCTGCTGCGCCGTCAGGGCAGCGGACACCTCATCGGCGTCTCCAGCAACCTCGGCATCGTCCCCAGGCCGCTGATCGGCCTGTACTGCGCGACCAAGGCCGCCACCGAATCCCTGCACGAAAGCCTGGCGGCGGAAGTGAAGCCGTTCGGCCTCAAGGTGACGCTGATCGAGCCGGGCGCCTACGCCACCGAATTCGGCGCTTCGAGAAAGGAGGCGACGGCCCTGGACGCCTACGCCGGTCTTCGCCAGCAGTTGTTCGGAGGCCTCGTGAACGAAAAACGCGGTGATCCCCAGGCGACCGCGCAGGCCGTCCTCCAGCTCGTGGACGCCGAGACCCCGCCCCTGCGCTTGATCCTGGGCAGCGAATCGTTGCCTGAGGTGCGGGCGACCTACGCGGGGCGTCTGGCTGTCTGGGAGGAGTGGGTGGCGGTATCGAATGCCGCGCAGGGCGAGCAGAAGAATCCTGCCGCGCTGTCCTGA